A section of the Megasphaera vaginalis (ex Bordigoni et al. 2020) genome encodes:
- a CDS encoding GTP-binding protein — translation MAKEKYERTKPHVNIGTIGHVDHGKTTLTAAITKVLSKKGF, via the coding sequence ATGGCTAAAGAAAAATACGAAAGAACCAAACCGCATGTTAACATTGGAACGATCGGCCACGTAGACCATGGCAAAACGACATTAACGGCAGCAATTACCAAGGTATTGTCGAAGAAAGGCTTTG